In Mercurialis annua linkage group LG6, ddMerAnnu1.2, whole genome shotgun sequence, the following are encoded in one genomic region:
- the LOC126686342 gene encoding putative AC transposase: MDWTVNNAFKSYKDIEPKAVMDMAIIQSVDQIDIGLGSSEKGNAVVPTKRKKTMTSVYLKYFETASDGKSRRCKFCGQSYSIATATGNLGRHLSNRHPGYDKSGDSVTSSAPQPITIIKKTQPHAGQGKVQVDYDHLNWLLIKWLILASLPPSTLEEKWLANSFKFLNPSIQLWPGDKYKLVIREVFRSMQEDVRSSMEQVASKVSIVLDFWNSYEQLFYMSVTCQWIDENWSFQKVLLDICHIPFPCGGSEIYQCLKKVLQMYNIESRLLSCTHDNSQNAIHACHTLKEDLDGRKIGPFCYIPCAARALNLIIDDGLRTTKPVLSKIREFVLELNSSAEMAEDFVQLTTAYQEGSWKFPLETSARWSGNYQMLDLVRKAGKSMDGVIRKNEETLGSRMLLCSAEKNAVSAVHGYLEPFYKTTNNICTNKLLTIGLVLFFMDHISEMITVCRETRHNPDWLKSAADEMAKKARSYNSQVCNIFTYMTAVLDPRIKRELIPESLSTGNYLDEARNHFIRNYSSSHFSSISNAYSQEMEDGGNVSFAEEIARKKRRASMSNATDELTQYLSEPPAPIPTDVLEWWKVNSTRYPRLSAMARDFLAMQPTSVAPEELFGSKGDEIYKQRFCISHDSTQAILCIKSWTQGGIRLKYKSTEIDYERLMELAAADNNSSGSEKKLK, encoded by the exons ATGGACTGGACTGTTAATAACGCCTTTAAATCTTACAAAG ATATAGAACCCAAGGCTGTGATGGACATGGCAATCATTCAAAGTGTTGATCAAATAGATATCGGACTAGGCTCTTCAGAGAAGGGAAATGCTGTTGTCCCTACAAAAAGAAAGAAGACAATGACATCAGTTTATCTCAAGTATTTTGAGACTGCTTCAGATGGAAAGAGTAGAAGGTGCAAGTTTTGCGGACAGAGCTATTCTATCGCGACTGCCACAG GCAATTTGGGAAGGCATCTCAGTAATCGACATCCTGGATATGACAAGTCTGGTGATTCTGTCACAAGTTCAGCACCGCAGCCGATCACCATAATCAAGAAAACTCAACCCCATGCGGGTCAGGGAAAAGTGCAGGTTGATTATGATCATCTAAATTGGTTGCTCATTAAGTGGCTAATCCTAGCTTCTCTTCCTCCTTCAACCTTGGAGGAAAAATGGTTGGCAAACTCATTTAAGTTTCTGAACCCATCAATACAACTTTGGCCAGGCGACAAGTACAAGCTAGTAATCCGTGAAGTTTTCAGAAGCATGCAGGAAGATGTTCGGTCATCTATGGAACAGGTTGCTTCTAAGGTTTCAATAGTTTTAGATTTCTGGAATTCCTATGAGCAGCTATTCTATATGAGTGTCACCTGTCAGTGGATAGATGAAAATTGGTCATTTCAGAAAGTGCTTCTTGATATATGCCATATACCTTTCCCTTGTGGAGGCTCCGAGATTTATCAGTGTCTGAAAAAGGTTCTTCAAATGTACAATATAGAGAGCAGACTCCTCTCTTGTACACATGATAACAGCCAGAATGCCATTCATGCTTGCCACACCCTGAAAGAGGATTTAGATGGTCGGAAAATCGGTCCATTTTGTTATATTCCTTGTGCTGCTCGTGCTCTGAATTTAATTATAGATGATGGATTAAGAACCACGAAACCGGTTCTCTCTAAGATTAGGGAGTTTGTACTAGAGTTAAATTCCTCGGCAGAGATGGCAGAAGATTTTGTTCAATTAACAACAGCTTATCAGGAAGGAAGCTGGAAATTTCCTCTCGAAACTTCAGCGCGGTGGAGCGGTAACTACCAAATGCTTGATCTTGTGCGGAAG GCAGGAAAGTCTATGGATGGTGTCATACGAAAGAATGAGGAGACATTAGGTAGCAGGATGTTGCTGTGCTCTGCAGAAAAGAATGCTGTTAGTGCTGTTCATGGATATTTGGAGCCGTTCTACAAAACCACGAATAACATATGCACAAACAAGTTACTCACCATCGGATTAGTTCTCTTCTTCATGGATCATATTTCTGAGATGATAACGGTATGTCGAGAGACCCGCCACAATCCAGATTGGCTCAAAAGTGCTGCGGACGAAATGGCCAAGAAGGCCAGGAGTTACAACAGTCAGGTCTGCAATATATTCACTTACATGACTGCTGTTCTGGATCCTCGAATCAAACGTGAGCTTATCCCCGAGAGCCTTAGCACGGGAAATTATCTAGACGAAGCGAGAAATCATTTCATACGCAATTATTCTTCAAGCCATTTTTCGTCCATCTCAAATGCGTATAGTCAAGAGATGGAAGATGGAGGCAATGTTTCTTTTGCAGAGGAAATAGCTCGGAAAAAACGGAGGGCTAGCATGAGCAATGCCACTGATGAGCTGACTCAATATCTATCAGAACCTCCGGCTCCAATACCAACGGATGTTCTGGAGTGGTGGAAGGTAAACAGCACACGCTACCCTAGGCTTTCTGCGATGGCTAGGGATTTTTTGGCGATGCAGCCAACTTCAGTGGCGCCAGAAGAACTCTTCGGTAGTAAAGGTGATGAGATTTATAAGCAAAGGTTTTGTATATCACATGATAGCACACAAGCAATTCTATGTATCAAATCATGGACTCAAGGAGGGATCAGATTGAAGTATAAGTCAACAGAAATAGATTACGAGAGGTTGATGGAGTTGGCAGCCGCAGATAACAACAGTTCTGGGtctgaaaaaaaactaaaatga